A part of Maridesulfovibrio hydrothermalis AM13 = DSM 14728 genomic DNA contains:
- a CDS encoding acyl-CoA dehydratase activase — protein MFVGIDIGSRAAKGIALSGNKMLCSTLFDTGANPAKTGQRVLEELLTQSGKSESDIKYIVGTGYGRVSIPFADSTLTELSCHAAGAHFLNEDIRTVIDIGGQDSKVICLDDEGNMLDFIMNDKCAAGTGRFMEVAAKALEIDLNRLSATAGKADCPCEVTSMCAVFAESEVISLLASGQKPSNIAAGLHGAFARRVGAMAKRVGVKKQVAFVGGVAKNKDLERLICEYLDITFVPLSVDPQMIGALGAAVVAQRSV, from the coding sequence GTGTTTGTTGGAATAGATATAGGCTCACGTGCAGCAAAAGGCATTGCGCTCAGTGGAAATAAGATGCTTTGCAGCACACTTTTTGACACAGGCGCCAACCCTGCAAAAACGGGACAACGAGTACTTGAAGAACTCTTAACCCAAAGCGGAAAGTCAGAATCAGACATTAAATATATTGTGGGAACTGGATATGGAAGAGTTTCAATACCATTTGCAGATAGCACTCTTACAGAGCTGTCATGCCACGCCGCCGGTGCACATTTCTTAAATGAGGATATTCGAACAGTCATTGATATCGGTGGTCAGGACAGCAAAGTTATCTGCCTTGATGATGAGGGCAATATGCTTGACTTCATAATGAATGATAAATGCGCAGCGGGAACAGGAAGATTTATGGAAGTGGCTGCAAAAGCTCTTGAGATTGATCTTAACAGACTCAGTGCCACGGCCGGTAAAGCCGACTGCCCATGTGAAGTTACCAGTATGTGTGCTGTCTTTGCTGAATCCGAAGTGATTTCCCTGCTCGCCTCGGGGCAGAAACCTTCAAACATTGCAGCAGGACTTCATGGAGCTTTTGCCCGCAGAGTTGGAGCGATGGCGAAACGTGTCGGAGTAAAGAAACAGGTGGCCTTTGTCGGCGGAGTGGCAAAAAACAAAGATTTGGAAAGGCTTATTTGTGAGTATCTCGATATAACCTTTGTCCCCCTTTCAGTTGATCCGCAAATGATTGGTGCTTTGGGCGCGGCCGTTGTCGCACAACGTTCTGTTTAA